The proteins below are encoded in one region of Plutella xylostella chromosome 13, ilPluXylo3.1, whole genome shotgun sequence:
- the LOC105397972 gene encoding tudor domain-containing protein 3: MSLGDNLRELGWHLTQEGIENVSENGLIQDVKVLSKKALDYDLRDIGDAAFPEDFIKDALKLENPIIVQIQKIRNVSAPKANEESTSAPRMLRLTLNDGKTSCTGLEISPISSISINTPPGTKVLLNNEGLEVVHGVIWLTPNVITVLGGKVVHMIEKWELNRSLAKHTRGGVGAEPGGPPPWIPFGQRLEALASDKQFKSLQEAAKQDNAEFEAQRKGAIAEAQRLSGVKKVFGGGTKPLLDANVQKIVDAGFSEEQAENALKYTKNNVDRALRMLQKRDASENRSKDKPPKEPEQKQHKRGRNKDVTDEDIIPVKPSGKVSLFDFLEDKLPNVPEKDRNSRQSNTDFYDRNDRGYSSRDRNGAKNNFRPQGPRYDRDRSGNRGHYSNDGHHSRDDRKYQSHTQTERPPRFQKKFEDRNRLQQQQLQQQQSQSNNVNYNQAYNNSYQNQPQNYNNRPERSPSDQAQINYRNNSNPMDGLAEAAANLNLLSNQSRAEEPARSYQSDYNKSYPPPDNNYRTEPTQKYQEYSQRRPQTNGYMEGQQNVYANPNAYVQGAYPQRQQQYGYSGRQEYGSVRSPGGGPFLPGSLLGFQNAAVNEQARAMLGVAEVTWKVGDRCLALYWEDNNFYEAEITGISANTVVVKFCAYGNHEEVLKSNCLPFPAQGSNYRGAFPRRP; this comes from the exons ATGTCACTGGGAGATAATCTTAGAGAACTGGGCTG GCATCTGACCCAGGAAGGTATAGAAAATGTGAGTGAAAATGGACTAATACAGGACGTGAAAGTGCTCAGTAAAAAGGCTTTAGAC TATGATCTGAGAGATATCGGCGATGCTGCGTTTCCGGAGGACTTCATAAAAGACGCACTGAAACTGGAAAACCCAATAATTGTGCAAATTCAGAAGATTAGGAATGTATCCGCACCAAAGGCTAATGAGGAATCTACTTCAGCACCCCGGATGCTGAGGTTGACATTGAATGATGGGAAAACTTCATGTACAGGTCTAGAAATAAGTCCAATATCGAGTATCAGTATTAATACGCCACCAGGAACCAAGGTGCTGTTAAACAATGAGGGTCTAGAAGTGGTCCACGGGGTGATATGGCTCACTCCAAATGTCATCACTGTGTTGGGAGGGAAGGTGGTTCATATGATTGAAAAGTGGGAGCTAAATAGGAGTTTGGCCAAACACACTAGAG GTGGTGTTGGGGCCGAGCCAGGGGGCCCTCCTCCATGGATTCCATTTGGACAGCGGCTGGAGGCGCTGGCCTCGGACAAGCAGTTCAAGAGCCTGCAGGAAGCAGCCAAGCAGGACAACGCTGAGTTTGAGGCACAGAGGAAGGGGGCCATTGCTGAAGCTCAACGACTGTCTGGTGTAAAGAAG GTGTTTGGGGGTGGAACGAAACCTTTACTGGATGCAAATGTCCAAAAAATAGTAGATGCTGGTTTCTCTGAAGAGCAAGCTGAAAATgctttgaaatatactaaaaaTAATGTCGACAGAGCGCTTCGCATGCTGCAGAAGAGAGATGCTTCTGAAAACAGATCTAAAGACAAGCCTCCAAAAGAGCCCGAGcagaaacaacacaaaagAGGACGTAATAAAGACGTCACCGACGAAGATATAATCCCCGTCAAACCTTCCGGGAAAGTCTCTCTATTCGACTTCTTAGAGGACAAACTACCTAACGTCCCTGAGAAAGATCGAAACAGCCGCCAGAGTAACACAGACTTCTATGACAGAAACGACAGGGGCTACTCAAGCAGAGATAGGAATGGTGCCAAAAACAACTTCCGTCCTCAAGGACCAAGATACGATAGGGATAGATCTGGCAATAGGGGACACTATTCCAACGACGGTCACCACAGTCGAGACGACAGAAAGTATCAATCGCACACGCAAACAGAGAGACCTCCGCGTTTCCAAAAGAAGTTCGAAGACAGGAACAGACTGCAGCAGCAGCAACTGCAACAGCAACAAAGCCAATCCAACAATGTCAATTATAATCAAGCTTACAACAATTCCTACCAGAACCAACCTCAAAACTACAACAATCGGCCTGAACGTAGTCCTAGCGACCAAGCTCAAATTAACTATAGAAATAATTCAAACCCTATGGACGGCTTAGCGGAGGCGGCGGCGAACCTGAACCTCCTGTCCAACCAATCACGGGCCGAGGAGCCGGCGCGGAGCTACCAGTCCGACTACAATAAGAGCTACCCTCCACCAGACAACAACTACCGGACCGAACCCACCCAAAAGTACCAGGAGTACAGCCAGCGCAGACCGCAAACAAACGGCTACATGGAGGGTCAGCAGAATGTCTACGCTAATCCGAACGCTTACGTGCAGGGGGCTTACCCCCAGCGCCAGCAGCAGTACGGGTACAGCGGGCGGCAGGAGTACGGGTCGGTGCGGAGCCCGGGCGGCGGGCCCTTCCTGCCGGGGTCGCTGCTGGGGTTCCAGAATGCAGCTGTGAATGAGCAAGCGCGCGCCATGCTCGGCGTGGCTGAGGTCACGTGGAAGGTGGGAGATCGATGCCTCGCGCTGTATTGGGAGGATAATAAT TTCTATGAAGCAGAGATCACGGGCATCTCTGCGAACACGGTTGTGGTCAAGTTCTGTGCGTACGGGAACCACGAAGAGGTGCTGAAATCTAACTGCCTTCCCTTCCCTGCCCAGG GAAGTAATTACCGAGGCGCGTTCCCACGACGCCCGTAG